TCGACCCTCGTACGCTCGCGAAGATGGCGGAGAGAGGAGTACTGGAACGGGTGAGCTGGGGTTTGTACCGCCTGACCCGCTTTCCGCACTCCACCTTCGATCAGTACGTCGAGGCGACCCTCTGGCCGCTCTCCGCCCGCGCCGTGATCTCGCACGAGTCCGCACTGGTACTCTACGGCCTTTCGGATGTGAATCCGGCCCAGGTCCACGCCACGGTCCCGAAGTCCTTTCGCGTCAGGCGAGAGGTGCCGAAGTGGCTCGTGCTCCATCGCGCCGACCTGGACGACGCGGACTGGCACGTGTACGAGGGCGTTCCCGCTACCAC
The nucleotide sequence above comes from Longimicrobium sp.. Encoded proteins:
- a CDS encoding type IV toxin-antitoxin system AbiEi family antitoxin domain-containing protein, whose protein sequence is MHNAIYEIAEEQNGYVTAAQAVDAEIDPRTLAKMAERGVLERVSWGLYRLTRFPHSTFDQYVEATLWPLSARAVISHESALVLYGLSDVNPAQVHATVPKSFRVRREVPKWLVLHRADLDDADWHVYEGVPATTAERTIRDCHAAHLGPALVRQAIRDGRRTGFLRASRADSLERELLGGVRNTEDS